CGTAAAATTCGCCCTTGAGCGCGGCGGAAATTTTCCCCGGCGCCAGCGCCTCGTCCGGCAGCGGCTCGAACAGGAAAACCTCTTCCAGGACGACCACGTTCGATGGAATGTCGTAGCGCCGCCGGCTGGCTTGCTCCCGGGTGCTGCCCAGATAAAAAATGGCGAACGTCAGGTCCGGCATTTCGG
This is a stretch of genomic DNA from Chrysiogenia bacterium. It encodes these proteins:
- a CDS encoding DUF3492 domain-containing protein; the encoded protein is MKPPSTSSDPHGIADVCLVLEGTYPYVQGGVSSWVHQIITEMPDLTFAIFYLGSTREQASRRRYDIPSNVVVLEEVFLFEPLPDEALAPGKISAALKGEFY